One Trichomycterus rosablanca isolate fTriRos1 chromosome 23, fTriRos1.hap1, whole genome shotgun sequence genomic window carries:
- the rgl2 gene encoding ral guanine nucleotide dissociation stimulator-like 2, with protein MLHRSMRTAGVELPEVGSKDVPLIGYRPLPAETERQFVKEASAGEQVSRSSIEKRTVQEVAPDEHYEPTLLMCQLCVEASPMKTTWYCPLNLSTVTEKEEDGIIYTVIVKPQHGDPYAQSPGQRSQCVKAGTEEKLVLHLLQSFSMGDSSFISIFLSTFRSFTTTQRVLDILMDRLANPPGENNSPTRQAFNKAVCTVFSTWLSEYPEDFQSLGEPSRLLRLAPLIPHPVGSEIKSRLLKIAEGLSDKCLITDSTTDSSATPVQSPSPDPSKFDATSILGFPSSITAEQLTKIETELFLKLVPYHCLGSMWSQRDKKGKEGVCWSVRATVRQFNRLANAVTASCLWQRELRTQQRSRLLEKWISVAEACRARKNFSSLYAIVSALQSNPIHRLRKTWQETDKDAVKRYEDLAAIFSEKDNYSQSRELLKEEGTAKYANVDTKINNRRHTSSSQGTVPYLGIFLTDLTMLDAAVKDRLENGYINFDKRRREFEVLAKIRILQSSCRNSIFRTDESFVHWYHSVPTLTEEESYRLSNQIEPQAEQSPARLMQPTVVITECSDSFMDVTNTGMDADGIFDLPSPVNHLLSRLTKHMKSPSVSCLDVESSPPTTDPNPSALSIPVNVVKSHRRSVSCGNAPPKHKPGAGPDMRIVKIRMGLQDGNLYRSILVTSNDKSPTVISSALEKHNQDPREASKYELIQLLPEGKELTIPATGNVFYAMSSASVDFLLRRRGGNTPVGSPSLNNESSATFPRIKAKGRRLVRTLF; from the exons GTCGAGGCTTCTCCCATGAAAACCACCTGGTACTGTCCACTCAACCTG TCCACTGTGACTGAGAAGGAGGAAGATGGCATCATTTACACTGTGATAGTGAAGCCACAGCATGGTGACCCCTATGCACAG TCTCCAGGTCAGCGCTCACAGTGTGTGAAGGCCGGGACGGAGGAGAAGCTTGTCCTTCACCTACTCCAGTCTTTCTCTATGGGGGACTCATCTTTCATCTCCATTTTTCTTTCCACCTTCCGCTCCTTCACCACTACCCAGAGGGTGCTGGACATCCTGATGGACAG ACTGGCGAATCCACCAGGAGAGAACAACAGTCCCACCCGCCAGGCCTTCAACAA GGCAGTGTGTACTGTGTTTAGTACATGGCTCAGTGAGTACCCAGAGGATTTCCAGTCGCTGGGTGAGCCCTCACGTCTGCTGCGCCTGGCACCCCTGATACCACACCCGGTGGGATCCGAGATCAAAAGTCGGCTGCTAAAGATTGCAGAAGGGCTCAGTGACAAGTGCCTGATTACTGACTCCACTAcag ATTCTTCTGCTACTCCTGTCCAGTCACCTTCTCCTGATCCATCAAAGTTTGACGCTACCAGTATCCTGGGTTTTCCCTCCAGCATCACAGCTGAGCAGCTGACCAAGATCGAGACT GAGCTGTTTCTGAAGTTGGTTCCCTACCACTGTCTGGGCTCCATGTGGTCCCAGAGAGATAAAAAGGGCAAAGAGGGGGTGTGCTGGTCAGTCAGAGCTACGGTCCGCCAGTTCAATCGTCTCGCCAATGCCGTGACTGCTTCTTGTCTGTGGCAGAGAGAACTGAGGACACAACAGAGATCCAGACTGCTGGAGAAATGGATCAGTGTTGCTGAG GCATGCAGAGCCCGGAAAAACTTCTCGTCTTTATACGCCATTGTGTCAGCACTACAGAGCAACCCAATCCACAGACTGAGGAAGACGTGGCAGGAGACAGACAA GGATGCAGTGAAGCGCTATGAGGATCTGGCTGCCATTTTTTCTGAGAAGGATAACTACTCCCAGAGCCGCGAACTGCTCAAAGAA GAGGGAACTGCAAAATATGCTAATGTAGACACTAAAATCAACAACAGAAGACACACA TCCAGTTCTCAGGGCACCGTACCGTACCTGGGCATCTTTCTGACTGACCTCACCATGCTGGACGCTGCAGTGAAAGACAGATTAGAG AATGGCTACATCAACTTTGACAAGCGGCGACGT GAGTTTGAGGTTCTGGCTAAAATCCGCATCCTCCAGTCCTCGTGCAGGAACAGCATCTTCAGAACGGATGAGTCGTTTGTGCACTGGTACCACAGTGTTCCCACGCTGACTGAGGAGGAGAG ctaCAGGTTGTCCAATCAGATTGAACCTCAGGCAGAACAGAGTCCAGCGCGTCTGATGCAGCCGACAGTGGTCATCACCGAATGTTCTGA TTCTTTTATGGATGTGACAAACACTGGCATGGATGCTGATGGAATATTTGATCTCCCTTCACCTGTCAATCATTTGCTGTCCAGGCTCACCAAG CATATGAAATCCCCCTCCGTTTCCTGTCTGGATGTTGAGTCGTCCCCACCAACCACTGATCCCAACCCTTCTGCACTGAGCATACCCGTTAACGTCGTCAAATCTCATCGCCGCTCTGTCTCGTGTGGCAATGCTCCACCCAAACACAAACCAGGGGCGGGGCCAGACATGCGGATAGTCAAGATACGGATGGGCTTACAGGATGGGAACTTGTATCGAAGCATTCTG GTTACCAGTAATGACAAAAGTCCAACTGTAATCAGCTCTGCACTAGAAAAACACAACCAAGATCCTCGAGAGGCTTCCAAATATGAGCTCATCCAACTGCTTCCTGAAGGAAAAG AGTTGACAATACCTGCTACAGGAAATGTCTTTTACGCCATGAGCTCAGCGAGCGTCGACTTCCTGTTAAGGAGACGAGGGGGAAACACACCAGTTGGTTCACCATCACTAAACAATGAAAGCAGTGCCACTTTTCCACGAATCAAGGCCAAAGGCCGGAGACTGGTCCGAACTCTCTTTTAA
- the dnase2 gene encoding deoxyribonuclease-2-alpha isoform X2, giving the protein MMLLVLLVLFYPAEGANSSNASITCYDDEGNAVDWFYLYKLPRHEEPPPGGEKYLLLKEGSQGWVDGSGLVGDITGALGRSVGPLYHGDELGYILYNDQPPTENHLDDANRSGGHTKGVVLFDSKQGFWLVHSTPHFPPTKDEGSFSYPSTGFNNGQNFICVTYPLERFETIGEQLKINQPHIYDCVIPDSLASSVPSMVNLCKLHRGGKNSSITHDSYSTPNRSISLLSLAGKEFISFAKGATFQNDLYHSWVAPALQSDLLVQFWRRSTGILPSDCSSDWKVLNVDLISLGKQITFKATEDHSKWAVSAGGGGLKGGDWVCVGDINRNEAEEMRGGGTVCQSDAVVWKAYRAAAQLCESCTEKEEDCEAARFYL; this is encoded by the exons atGATGTTGTTAGTGCTGTTGGTCCTGTTTTATCCAGCAGAGGGCGCCAATTCCTCAAACGCTTCAATCACTTGTTATGATGATGAAGGAAACGCAGTAGACTG GTTCTATCTTTACAAACTCCCACGTCATGAAGAACCCCCGCCCGGGGGAGAGAAATACTTGCTGCTGAAAGAAGGAAGCCAGGGATGGGTGGATGGTAGTGGACTGGTGGGAGACATCACAGGAGCTCTGGGGAGAAGTGTTGGGCCTCTTTATCAT GGTGATGAGCTGGGATACATCCTGTACAACGATCAGCCACCAACAGAAAACCATCTTGATGATGCTAACAGAAGTGGAGGACACACCAAAG GAGTCGTTCTGTTTGACAGTAAGCAGGGCTTCTGGTTGGTCCACAGCACTCCTCATTTCCCACCTACCAAAGATGAAGGCAGCTTTTCTTACCCCAGCACAGGGTTTAACAACGGCCAGAACTTCATCTGTGTCACTTACCCTCTGGAGCGCTTTGAAACCATTG GTGAGCAGCTGAAAATAAACCAGCCGCACATTTATGACTGTGTCATTCCTGATTCATTGGCTTCCTCTGTGCCCAGCATGGTTAATCTCTGTAAACTCCATCGTGGAggaaaaaactccagcattaCACATGATTCTTACTCCACACCTAACCGCAGCATCTCTCTCCTCTCACTGGCTGGGAAAGAGTTCATCAGCTTTGCTAAAGGAGCCACTTTTCAGAATG ACCTGTACCACTCATGGGTGGCACCGGCTCTGCAATCCGACCTGCTGGTGCAGTTCTGGCGTCGATCGACTGGCATCTTGCCCTCTGACTGCTCCTCCGACTGGAAAGTTTTGAACGTGGACCTGATCTCTCTGGGGAAGCAGATCACCTTTAAAGCCACTGAGGATCACTCGAAGTGGGCTGTGAGCGCAGGTGGAGGTGGTTTGAAGGGTGGGGATTGGGTCTGCGTGGGGGACATTAACAGGAACGAGGCGGAGGAGATGCGGGGAGGTGGGACCGTGTGTCAGAGTGATGCAGTGGTGTGGAAGGCGTACCGGGCGGCAGCACAGCTGTGTGAATCCTGTACAGAGAAGGAGGAGGATTGTGAGGCAGCGAGGTTTTACCTCTGA
- the dnase2 gene encoding deoxyribonuclease-2-alpha isoform X1 encodes MLFCFHFLSMMLLVLLVLFYPAEGANSSNASITCYDDEGNAVDWFYLYKLPRHEEPPPGGEKYLLLKEGSQGWVDGSGLVGDITGALGRSVGPLYHGDELGYILYNDQPPTENHLDDANRSGGHTKGVVLFDSKQGFWLVHSTPHFPPTKDEGSFSYPSTGFNNGQNFICVTYPLERFETIGEQLKINQPHIYDCVIPDSLASSVPSMVNLCKLHRGGKNSSITHDSYSTPNRSISLLSLAGKEFISFAKGATFQNDLYHSWVAPALQSDLLVQFWRRSTGILPSDCSSDWKVLNVDLISLGKQITFKATEDHSKWAVSAGGGGLKGGDWVCVGDINRNEAEEMRGGGTVCQSDAVVWKAYRAAAQLCESCTEKEEDCEAARFYL; translated from the exons ATGTTGTTTTgctttcattttctcagcatGATGTTGTTAGTGCTGTTGGTCCTGTTTTATCCAGCAGAGGGCGCCAATTCCTCAAACGCTTCAATCACTTGTTATGATGATGAAGGAAACGCAGTAGACTG GTTCTATCTTTACAAACTCCCACGTCATGAAGAACCCCCGCCCGGGGGAGAGAAATACTTGCTGCTGAAAGAAGGAAGCCAGGGATGGGTGGATGGTAGTGGACTGGTGGGAGACATCACAGGAGCTCTGGGGAGAAGTGTTGGGCCTCTTTATCAT GGTGATGAGCTGGGATACATCCTGTACAACGATCAGCCACCAACAGAAAACCATCTTGATGATGCTAACAGAAGTGGAGGACACACCAAAG GAGTCGTTCTGTTTGACAGTAAGCAGGGCTTCTGGTTGGTCCACAGCACTCCTCATTTCCCACCTACCAAAGATGAAGGCAGCTTTTCTTACCCCAGCACAGGGTTTAACAACGGCCAGAACTTCATCTGTGTCACTTACCCTCTGGAGCGCTTTGAAACCATTG GTGAGCAGCTGAAAATAAACCAGCCGCACATTTATGACTGTGTCATTCCTGATTCATTGGCTTCCTCTGTGCCCAGCATGGTTAATCTCTGTAAACTCCATCGTGGAggaaaaaactccagcattaCACATGATTCTTACTCCACACCTAACCGCAGCATCTCTCTCCTCTCACTGGCTGGGAAAGAGTTCATCAGCTTTGCTAAAGGAGCCACTTTTCAGAATG ACCTGTACCACTCATGGGTGGCACCGGCTCTGCAATCCGACCTGCTGGTGCAGTTCTGGCGTCGATCGACTGGCATCTTGCCCTCTGACTGCTCCTCCGACTGGAAAGTTTTGAACGTGGACCTGATCTCTCTGGGGAAGCAGATCACCTTTAAAGCCACTGAGGATCACTCGAAGTGGGCTGTGAGCGCAGGTGGAGGTGGTTTGAAGGGTGGGGATTGGGTCTGCGTGGGGGACATTAACAGGAACGAGGCGGAGGAGATGCGGGGAGGTGGGACCGTGTGTCAGAGTGATGCAGTGGTGTGGAAGGCGTACCGGGCGGCAGCACAGCTGTGTGAATCCTGTACAGAGAAGGAGGAGGATTGTGAGGCAGCGAGGTTTTACCTCTGA
- the si:dkey-33i11.1 gene encoding uncharacterized protein si:dkey-33i11.1 — MKFQPQNTKMDDIPEEPEETHDIAHPSIVPLKEAVENSKKDVSNGKPKFVTVHYSRTASWDQAQVTNVPQDGAKRSKEGLSVVYSELAKQQ, encoded by the exons ATGAAATTTCAACCCCAGAACACTAAGATGGATGATATTCCA GAAGAACCAGAAGAGACACATGATATTGCTCATCCTTCCATTGTGCCCCTTAAAGAAGCTGTGGAAAACAGTAAGAAAGATGTCAGCAATGGGAAACCTAAATTTGTTACTGTGCATTATTCTCGTACAGCCAG TTGGGACCAAGCGCAAGTCACCAATGTACCACAGGATGGTGCAAAGAGAAGTAAAGAAGGACTCAGTGTTGTTTATTCTGAGCTGGCCAAACAGCAGTAA
- the LOC134301047 gene encoding myelin-associated glycoprotein isoform X1 — protein sequence MELSHIEIRWIWAFLILTALIQERVTAGDWVVHVPTNPIFAPRGSTVTLPCTYDFPDESGNRHVLSEMWCLNHSLCITPDYIYHSASIFPELGYQGRVQYLGTLGSKNCSLRIDNLRMTDSGVYVFRFITDHPVRKLPGQKGVMLQVTAESNFHYIAAIVGGIIFLLIVLCIIAVCVKRYCISKSHQAVLNDETHL from the exons ATGGAGTTAAGTCACATTGAGATAAGATGGATATGGGCATTTCTTATCCTTACAG CATTAATACAGGAACGTGTCACTGCCGGTGACTGGGTTGTCCATGTTCCCACTAATCCAATCTTTGCCCCCCGTGGTTCCACTGTGACACTACCCTGCACCTACGATTTCCCGGACGAGTCTGGCAACCGTCATGTGCTGTCTGAGATGTGGTGTCTGAACCACAGCTTGTGCATCACTCCTGACTACATTTACCACAGTGCAAGCATTTTTCCTGAGTTAGGGTACCAAGGCAGGGTCCAGTACCTGGGAACACTTGGCTCTAAAAACTGCTCTCTCAGAATAGATAACCTGAGGATGACGGACAGTGGTGTCTATGTGTTTCGCTTCATCACTGACCACCCTGTGAGAAAGCTGCCCGGCCAGAAAGGAGTTATGCTACAAGTTACAG caGAAAGCAATTTTCATTACATTGCTGCTATAGTAGGTGGAATCATTTTCTTGCTGATAGTTCTCTGCATCATTGCTGTCTGTGTCAAAAG ATATTGCATCTCAAAATCACATCAGGCAGTTCTGAATGATGAAACCCACCTCTGA
- the LOC134301047 gene encoding myelin-associated glycoprotein isoform X2, which translates to MELSHIEIRWIWAFLILTALIQERVTAGDWVVHVPTNPIFAPRGSTVTLPCTYDFPDESGNRHVLSEMWCLNHSLCITPDYIYHSASIFPELGYQGRVQYLGTLGSKNCSLRIDNLRMTDSGVYVFRFITDHPVRKLPGQKGVMLQVTESNFHYIAAIVGGIIFLLIVLCIIAVCVKRYCISKSHQAVLNDETHL; encoded by the exons ATGGAGTTAAGTCACATTGAGATAAGATGGATATGGGCATTTCTTATCCTTACAG CATTAATACAGGAACGTGTCACTGCCGGTGACTGGGTTGTCCATGTTCCCACTAATCCAATCTTTGCCCCCCGTGGTTCCACTGTGACACTACCCTGCACCTACGATTTCCCGGACGAGTCTGGCAACCGTCATGTGCTGTCTGAGATGTGGTGTCTGAACCACAGCTTGTGCATCACTCCTGACTACATTTACCACAGTGCAAGCATTTTTCCTGAGTTAGGGTACCAAGGCAGGGTCCAGTACCTGGGAACACTTGGCTCTAAAAACTGCTCTCTCAGAATAGATAACCTGAGGATGACGGACAGTGGTGTCTATGTGTTTCGCTTCATCACTGACCACCCTGTGAGAAAGCTGCCCGGCCAGAAAGGAGTTATGCTACAAGTTACAG AAAGCAATTTTCATTACATTGCTGCTATAGTAGGTGGAATCATTTTCTTGCTGATAGTTCTCTGCATCATTGCTGTCTGTGTCAAAAG ATATTGCATCTCAAAATCACATCAGGCAGTTCTGAATGATGAAACCCACCTCTGA